Part of the Methanosarcinales archaeon genome, AAAGAAGCCACCTTCTTTTTACAAAAGATCCCGAAACTGCGTGAAATTCTGGCCTCTGATATCAGAACCGCCTATGATGGAGATCCTGCAGCTAAGAGTTATGATGAAATTATTTTTTGTTACCCTGGACTTTTTGCCATTACTATTTACAGAGTTGCGCATGAGTTATATAAACAGGACATACCTCTTCTTCCACGTATTATGACAGAATACGCCCACAGCAGTGTAGGTATTGATATTCACCCCGGGGCAACGATTGGACGTTGCTTTTTCATAGATCATGGCACAGGCGTGGTTATTGGAGAAACGTGTATAATTGGTAAAAATGTTCGAATCTATCAGGGTGTCACCCTGGGGGCCTTAAGTTTCCCTAAAGATGAAGAGGGTGATATTGTCCGTGGTACCAAGAGGCATCCAACCATTGAAGATGATGTTATTATCTATTCAGGAGCTACTATACTGGGTGGCGAAACAGTGATCGGAGCACGTTCGGTCATCGGTGGGAATGTCTGGATGATCCAGTCAGTACCACCCGATACTACGGTAATGTTAAAGGCACCGGGTTTAATTTACAAAGACCATCATACATCCTGATGGTCATCATCAAGCACATATTCAACATCATTAATTAAGGGAGGGAATAAAGATGGGAAAAATCTATGATGATATCACTCAGACTATTGG contains:
- a CDS encoding serine acetyltransferase encodes the protein MAEESKQKSDECVFLTAESEDNYRTKIPDIVDSIIGTCSNEICFDHVDAKMIPSKDSVIEIIDIVKHILYPGYFEHQIIDRNNLPYHIGSEVTDLFEKLSKQIAHSIMHDCHRYGLECTECIDRGQKEATFFLQKIPKLREILASDIRTAYDGDPAAKSYDEIIFCYPGLFAITIYRVAHELYKQDIPLLPRIMTEYAHSSVGIDIHPGATIGRCFFIDHGTGVVIGETCIIGKNVRIYQGVTLGALSFPKDEEGDIVRGTKRHPTIEDDVIIYSGATILGGETVIGARSVIGGNVWMIQSVPPDTTVMLKAPGLIYKDHHTS